In Aliarcobacter faecis, a genomic segment contains:
- a CDS encoding Sua5 YciO YrdC YwlC family protein has translation MNSNLVYLVQTDTTVGFSSLNDERLSNIKQRPKNQKILKTVDSFTTLKEFSRVPKNHRKMVRNSKKTTFIYPNLYSFRIINQDSSFFEFIRKFKVLSSTSANKTKENFDYQFAIKNVDVEVVNHLGFFETNSSNIYKIGKNRLKKIR, from the coding sequence ATGAACTCAAATTTAGTATATTTGGTACAAACAGATACAACTGTTGGTTTCTCATCATTAAATGATGAGAGGCTATCAAATATTAAACAAAGACCTAAAAATCAAAAGATTCTTAAAACTGTTGATAGTTTTACTACTTTAAAAGAGTTTTCAAGAGTTCCGAAGAATCATAGAAAAATGGTTAGAAATAGTAAAAAAACTACATTTATCTATCCAAATTTGTACTCTTTTAGAATTATAAATCAAGACTCTTCTTTTTTTGAATTTATAAGAAAATTTAAAGTTTTATCTTCAACATCTGCAAATAAAACAAAAGAAAACTTTGATTATCAATTTGCAATAAAAAATGTAGATGTTGAAGTTGTAAATCATTTAGGGTTTTTTGAAACTAACTCTTCAAATATCTATAAAATAGGTAAAAATAGATTAAAAAAAATAAGATAA
- a CDS encoding GGDEF domain-containing protein produces the protein MSQEVINNKKISLKTTVLSIFTFMAFLLIAILGVQLFYIDKELSIKNIDSKLNSISYSVTAAIENSKKNYFNTIELLSIVNKKDKKDQDENFKLYINTLMTQNTLYAIYTGYSDGSFFEIINLDIDPNLRNSYQASKNDRWLLIKINGENINKREIVLFNEKLHITNVRVENSDYNPTLRPWYKDAISNNGSIKTIPYKFSHIDTFGITYAKELENSKNVVSIDVLVDDFRNIFNNFIDKESMDIFLFKKDGFAISYISKKEKLLETFLKNNKDLNDFKKAKIIDIEDNKYIVQIQNLENLSNDDFLVLFADYKKSIEPYNAQTYKLISLFLLSGLIMIPIVIYFSSIIVKPIYKLAIQSRKIQNREYEKIVQIDSPILEVSMLSNAFNDMSKSIYEYQTSLEDKVNQRTKELSLKNKELLKISITDKLTNIYNRVKLDNSLQDELNRALRYNKIFSIILIDIDFFKKVNDNFGHQIGDDVLKEIAQILSKNIRASDILGRWGGEEFLIICPETDVLEAYELAIELNLKIKNNKFWTYFDTVTLSMGIASYEKGIKTYDTIISNADKALYQAKEQGRDRVIIYSS, from the coding sequence ATGAGCCAAGAAGTAATAAACAATAAAAAAATCTCTCTAAAGACTACAGTTTTATCTATCTTTACTTTTATGGCATTTTTATTAATAGCTATTTTAGGAGTTCAACTTTTTTATATAGATAAAGAGCTTTCTATAAAAAATATCGATTCAAAACTTAACTCAATCTCATATAGTGTTACAGCAGCAATTGAAAATAGTAAAAAGAATTATTTTAATACCATTGAGCTTTTAAGTATTGTAAATAAAAAAGATAAAAAAGATCAAGATGAAAACTTTAAACTATATATCAATACTTTAATGACACAAAATACTCTTTATGCAATTTATACAGGTTATAGTGATGGTAGTTTTTTTGAAATTATAAATTTAGATATTGACCCTAATTTAAGAAACTCCTACCAAGCTTCAAAAAATGACAGATGGTTACTAATAAAAATTAATGGAGAAAATATAAATAAAAGAGAGATTGTTTTATTTAATGAAAAACTACACATAACAAATGTAAGAGTTGAAAATAGTGACTACAATCCAACTTTAAGACCTTGGTATAAAGATGCGATTTCAAACAATGGGTCTATAAAAACTATCCCTTATAAATTTTCTCATATAGATACCTTTGGAATTACTTATGCAAAAGAGTTAGAAAATAGTAAAAATGTTGTATCTATTGATGTTTTAGTAGATGATTTTAGAAATATTTTTAATAATTTTATAGACAAAGAGTCTATGGATATATTTTTGTTTAAAAAAGATGGTTTTGCAATATCTTACATATCAAAAAAAGAGAAGTTACTTGAAACATTTTTAAAAAATAATAAGGATTTAAATGATTTTAAAAAAGCAAAAATTATTGATATAGAAGATAATAAGTATATTGTTCAAATTCAAAATCTAGAAAATCTATCAAATGATGATTTTTTAGTTCTTTTTGCTGATTATAAAAAGAGTATTGAACCATATAATGCCCAAACTTACAAACTAATCTCACTATTTTTACTTTCAGGGCTTATTATGATTCCAATAGTAATATATTTTTCGAGTATTATTGTAAAACCTATTTATAAACTAGCTATTCAAAGTAGAAAAATACAAAATAGAGAGTATGAAAAAATAGTCCAAATTGATAGCCCTATTTTAGAAGTCTCAATGCTTTCAAATGCTTTTAATGATATGTCAAAATCAATTTACGAGTATCAAACATCATTAGAAGATAAAGTAAATCAAAGAACAAAAGAGCTATCTTTAAAAAATAAAGAACTTTTAAAAATATCTATAACTGATAAATTAACAAATATCTATAATCGTGTAAAACTTGATAATTCCCTACAAGATGAGTTAAATAGAGCATTAAGATACAATAAAATATTCTCAATTATTTTAATAGATATTGATTTTTTTAAAAAAGTAAATGATAATTTTGGACATCAAATAGGTGATGATGTTCTAAAAGAGATTGCACAAATTTTAAGTAAAAATATTAGAGCAAGTGACATTTTAGGAAGATGGGGTGGGGAAGAATTCCTAATAATCTGTCCTGAAACTGATGTTCTAGAAGCTTATGAACTAGCAATTGAACTAAATCTTAAAATTAAGAATAATAAGTTTTGGACATATTTTGATACAGTAACTCTAAGTATGGGTATAGCTTCATATGAAAAAGGTATAAAAACATATGATACTATTATATCTAACGCTGATAAAGCTTTATATCAAGCAAAAGAGCAAGGCAGAGATAGAGTTATAATTTACTCTTCTTAA